DNA sequence from the Schlegelella aquatica genome:
TCGGAAAGCTGGCGCGCGACACGAAGACCCGCGCCCCCTTGAGCGCCTCGGCCGCAGTGCGGTCGGGCAATTCCTGCGCACAGGCCACCACCCAGTCGCCGTGTTCACGGGCGTGGGTGATCTTGAGCAGGCGGGGAATCGGACCTGCCGCCGGCGCGCCGGGCTTGGCGGCGGGCCGCGGGCCGTTCGGCGGCTGGAGGAACCAGCGGCGTGAGGAAAACAGGGCCTGAGGATCGGCCGAGTAGGGCTGGACCTTGATCCAGCCCTTCACCCCCCAGGCGTCGACGATGCGACCGACCTCGACAGCATCGTCGGGCCACGCCACCTCGTCGTCGGCTGCGCCAGGCCAGGCGGACACGGCATCAAGGCAGGCGTGTGGAAGCGAGCTCAGGCGGCCGGGGTGGCTGCCTTGGCTTCCTTCACGAGACGGGCGACGGTGGGCGACAGCTGCGCACCGTTGCTCAGCCAGTACTCGACGCGATCGTGCGCCACGCGCAGCTTCTCGGCGGCGCCGGAGGCCACGGGGTTGTAGAAGCCCACACGCTCCAGGAAGCGGCCGTCGCGGCGGTGACGCGAGTCGGCAGCGACGATGTTGTAGAACGGGCGCTTCTTGGAGCCGCCCCGTGCGAGTCGAATCACGACCATGATGTTTTCCTTCGAAATTCTCGTTGGGCGCGATGCACCAGGAGACACACAGGCGCTCGGCAGCCGGATCGCTAGGTCAGCACCGTAGATACGTGCTGCCTGAGGCAAAGCCCGGCAGCCGGCGCTGAGAACCCGAAATTATAGCGTGCAGCCGCACCGCCCAAGCGTGGCTCCTTGCGCCGGGCTGGAGCCGTTGTCGTTACAGTAGCGCTCCCATGAATGCGACCTTCCCCACCGGCTCTGCGGCGCGGCCGTACAAGTCCAAGACGCTCGCCACCTGGATTGCCGTCCTCGGAGGCAGCCTGGGGCTGCACCGCCTTTACCTGCATGGGCTGCGCGACATCCTCGGTTGGCTGCACCCGCTGCCCACTGCGCTGGGCGTGATCGGTGTGCAACGAATGATCGAGTTCGGCCAGGACGACCGGCTGTCGTGGGTGCTCGTGCCGCTGCTCGGCCTCATGATCGCGCAAGGCATGTTCTGCGCGATCCTCTACGGCCTCACGCCGGACGAGAAGTGGAACGCGCGCCACAACCCCCAGGGCCCCGAGCACCGCACGGGATGGGGCGCGGTGATCGGCGTGATCGTCGCGCTCATGGTGGGCGCCGGCGTGCTGATGGCGACCATCGCCTACGGCTTCCAGCGCTACTTCGAGACGCAGATCGAGGAAGCCCGCAAGATCAGCCAGTGACGGGGCGCAGACAGCGCCCCGCCCTTGGCGCGGGCGCGTCAGAAGATCTGCAGGCCGACCCAGTAGAACACCGCCGCGATGAAGGCCGACGCCGGGATCGTGAAGATCCAGGCCCACACGATGTTGCCAGCCACGCCCCAGCGCACCGCGGAGGCACGCCGGGTCGAGCCGACGCCGACGATGGCGCCGGTGATGGTGTGCGTGGTGGACACCGGGATGCCCAGCCCCGTGGCCAGGAAGAGCGTCATCGCCCCGCCCGTCTCGGCACAGAAGCCGCCCACCGGCTTGAGCTTGGTGATGCGCTGCCCCATCGTCTTGACGATGCGCCAGCCGCCGAACATGGTGCCCACCGCGATCGCGAT
Encoded proteins:
- the rimM gene encoding ribosome maturation factor RimM (Essential for efficient processing of 16S rRNA); translated protein: MSAWPGAADDEVAWPDDAVEVGRIVDAWGVKGWIKVQPYSADPQALFSSRRWFLQPPNGPRPAAKPGAPAAGPIPRLLKITHAREHGDWVVACAQELPDRTAAEALKGARVFVSRASFPTAAQDEYYWVDLIGLEVVNREGAALGRVTDLLDTGPHCVLRVQAEVPGGEAIERLIPFVSAYIDSVDLAARRIVADWGLDY
- the rpsP gene encoding 30S ribosomal protein S16 — translated: MVVIRLARGGSKKRPFYNIVAADSRHRRDGRFLERVGFYNPVASGAAEKLRVAHDRVEYWLSNGAQLSPTVARLVKEAKAATPAA